Part of the Desulfobacteraceae bacterium genome is shown below.
GGTCGGTGATTCGACGACAACCAGGGGTTTAGTCACGCTGCAATTCCTTATCTTTGATGGCGACGCAAAAAGCCCAATTTCTGCGTTGCGCTGCATCTCGAAGTCGCTGCGGCATACAGTAATACACCTCACGCCGCTGAGATTTGCGCGCCGTAACTTGAACTTTTTTCACCGCCATCTCAAAATTTTCGTTTTTTACCGGTTTCTCATTTTTGACGGCGGTTTGAATTCCTTCATACTTTGTGCCTGGCACAGTCCCGCCATCATGGGTTTTCGATCCGCTCGAAACGCTTACCGGGGCTCTGGCGCACGAGGCCCTTCAACTCCAGCTGGAGCAGCAACCCGGCCAGCTGGCCGGCATCCAGGCAGAGCGACCGGGCCAGTTCGTCGATGTGGGCGGGGTAGGGGCCCAGCGCCTGCCAGAGCCTGGACTCCTCGGCCGAAAGCCCCGCTGCGGACCCCGGGTCTCTGGCCCCGGCGCTTTGGTCTACGCCTGCCACGGTCGGAAAAACGTAGGGGAATTCCTCCAGAATATCCGCGGCCGAGGCCACCAGCTTGGCCCCCTGCTGAATCAGGCGGTGGGTTCCGGCGCTTCTAAACGACTGCACGCTGCCGGGCACGGCGAACACCTCCCGGCCCTGCTCGTTGGCCAGGCGGGCGGTGATCAGGGACCCGCTCTTGCGGGCGGCCTCGACCACCACGGTGCCCAGGCAAAGCCCGCTGATGATCCGGTTGCGGGCAGGGAAGTGGTGGGCCTCGGGCGCGGCGCTGATGGGCAGCTCCGAGACCACCGCGCCCCGGGCGGCGATCGCTTGCCACAGCTTGCGGTTTTCCGGCGGGTAGAGGGTGCCCAGGCCGCATCCCAGGACCGCCACGGTGCGGCCCCCGCCCTCCAGCGAGCCCCAGTGGGCGGCGGTGTCGATGCCGCGGGCCATGCCGCTGACCACCGTCACGTCGGCGGTGGCCAGTTCCCGGGCGAGATGGCGCGTGATACGCAGCCCGTAGCCGGTGGCGTTGCGTGAGCCGACCAGCGCGATCTGGCGGGAGGACGCTTCCAGGCGGCCGGCCACGTATAAAAACGGGGGAGGGTCCGGAATCTCCCGCAGCAGCGCCGGATAACCGGCAGCGGTCAGGGGCACGATGGCAAAACCGCGGCGGTGGGCCTCGTCAATTTCCCGGCGGTCCTCATCCGACGGCAGCGCCCGCTGAATCGCGGCCGCCAGTCGGGGGGCGATGCCCGCCACCGCGCTCAGCTGGTCGCGGGAGGCGCTCAGGACCTTGGCAGGGGTTTCGAAACGTTCGATCAAACGTTTGAAAAGGAGGTTGCCGATACCCGTGACGCCTTTGAGGGTGAACCATGGCAGCAGCTCTTCGGTCTGAGGCCCTGTCGCCCCGGGTGCCGCGGGGGTCACCGGATCACCCTCAGACGCTCTTCCGCCTTGGCGCCTGCCGGGCTGAAGGGGTATTGTCGGATCACCTCCTGGAGGTAGCGGCGCCCGGTGGTGTTGTCACCCAAAGCGAGGTAGCTGTAAGCGGTTTTCAGCAGGGCGTCCGGCACCTTGCCGCCGTCCGGGTAGTCCTGCAGGACGCTTTTGAAGGCGTCGATGGCCTTCACGTAGCGTTTGCGCGCGTAGTGGCATTCCCCGACCCAGTAAAGGGCGTTGTCGGCCAGCGGGTGCCGGGGATGCTGGGCGCCAAAAGCGTCGAAAAGGGCGCTGGCCCGGGGGTATTTGCCCTCCTGATACGCCGCAAGGGCCTGCCGGTAGAGTGCTTCGGGGGTAGCTTGGGCCCCTTGGGCCGCCGTGCCGGCTGGATCGGCCCGCGGCGGTCCAACCGGGCCGG
Proteins encoded:
- the dprA gene encoding DNA-processing protein DprA, coding for MTPAAPGATGPQTEELLPWFTLKGVTGIGNLLFKRLIERFETPAKVLSASRDQLSAVAGIAPRLAAAIQRALPSDEDRREIDEAHRRGFAIVPLTAAGYPALLREIPDPPPFLYVAGRLEASSRQIALVGSRNATGYGLRITRHLARELATADVTVVSGMARGIDTAAHWGSLEGGGRTVAVLGCGLGTLYPPENRKLWQAIAARGAVVSELPISAAPEAHHFPARNRIISGLCLGTVVVEAARKSGSLITARLANEQGREVFAVPGSVQSFRSAGTHRLIQQGAKLVASAADILEEFPYVFPTVAGVDQSAGARDPGSAAGLSAEESRLWQALGPYPAHIDELARSLCLDAGQLAGLLLQLELKGLVRQSPGKRFERIENP
- the ybgF gene encoding tol-pal system protein YbgF; its protein translation is MLQSDILLGCCALALLTSACTVGRPPPEASRADLEAQLAAAEERLSELSRQVAQLQSALDRQRESVPQSDSAPATGRPQGSPAEVRVAEPAVGENPPKMSVAAGPVGPPRADPAGTAAQGAQATPEALYRQALAAYQEGKYPRASALFDAFGAQHPRHPLADNALYWVGECHYARKRYVKAIDAFKSVLQDYPDGGKVPDALLKTAYSYLALGDNTTGRRYLQEVIRQYPFSPAGAKAEERLRVIR